From the Penaeus monodon isolate SGIC_2016 chromosome 3, NSTDA_Pmon_1, whole genome shotgun sequence genome, the window tgtgtgtgtgtgtgtgtgtgtgtgtgtgtgtgtgtgtgtgtgtgtgtgtgttgttgttgttttgtgtgtgtgtgtgtgtgtgtgtgtgtgtgtgtgtgtgtgtttttatatatatatatatatatatgtatatatatatatgtatatatatatattatatttatatagtagaaCATCTTAAAGAGTGGCGCATCTATTGGCCCAGATAATTCCCATATTTAGCCATGTCTGAATATTAATCACTAATTAAAATAGCTTCCTTTCTGCGGATAATACAGGATGCATGGGGTTGTACGACTATTCAGTAGTTATAAAGTAGCGTTTGTAATAAGTTATGAGTTACGTAGCAGGTTTGATATATTCATGGATAGAAAGGGCCACTTGCACCCACGGCCTTGAACAATGCAAATAAATGAAGTCAACCCCAAGCAACTGAAGAACACTCAGAGGAAGTTTCTTGTTGCTATCGACAATTGACTTCGCTCTCGTTTTTGTGAGAGTCCCCACGAAACACATGTAATCATGTAGGGATGAATGCAATCCCTGTATCTGTGTGCGATTACTTACCTAAGTATATACACTGCAtgttgtatatgatgtgtgtttgagtgtatgtgtttgtgcaaattgtgcatcatttatatatatttgtacataatctTTATGTAACGTTATTAATAAGTCCCCCAACATGTCACTGTTTTTATCTAAAAACTCCTAGTAACACAGATTTAGTATAATCAAAATGATGTGAAAAATACGTAATAAAATGCAGTCTGCTAGTTTAATAATGAAGTTAACATAGACCCAAGTTCAATAAATATTCTCGGTACTGCATTATTCCTTAAGCGCAAGAAGGGGGGGTAGGTGGCTGGGATattgagcctcgccctcgtaggtgacATCAGTCACGTAACTGGAGTCTCCGTTCACAGTATATGTAACTttcggaaagggaagaaggacgtagtaggatccctgtgtgTTGTCACCGTCACGGGCTTCCTGGTGACCAAAGTCGTTACCAGATGGTGGGTCGTTTacggcgtagttgaagtcgtacttagcTGGTGAATAAGCGGGTGTGGGAGCGGAGTAGCTATAAATCGGCTGACCATCTGGACGAGCGATGGTGGTGACCACAAGTGAAGCCAGTGCAAGTACCTGTAGGCCAGTTGATTAATTGATATTGCTAAGATAAGCtgttcatgatatatatagaaaaccgaAAGTTATAACTTTTGGAAGTCATAAGCCTGGTATTATTTACGTAGAAAATTTAGAGACCACTTCTTTAATATGAAAGACTAAAGCCCATTTAAGATATTGCGCACATACCTTCAGAACCATGTTGCCAGAGCGAGATTGCGATATAATACGTACTAATAATAAATTCTACATTTAGTTAAAGCCACCTTTAAGTATAGAGGTGTAGTAAGTGATTACTGAACCAAAGTTCATTAGAAAGTTGATTTAGCAGTTCTAAGTAAAATGGAATGTGAGGTTGATAAtaagtactgtgtgtgtgtgtggtatatatatttatttatatatatatatatattttatatatttatttatatatatatatatatatatatatatatatatttatatatatatatatatatgccatagagAAAGTtcattatgagtatatatgtgtgtgcatgtgtgtgtgtgtgtgtgtgtgtgtgtgtgtgtgtgtgtgtgtgtgtgtgtgtgtgtgtgtgtgtgtgtgtgtttgcacagaaagaaagagagattaaggTATCCTTTGATATACTGTGTTGGACAAAATCCAATTTCCACTTTGATCTCTTGTTTATTTGGCAAAGATCTTAATGTTTGCCTTATTCACGC encodes:
- the LOC119587350 gene encoding pro-resilin-like — its product is MVLKVLALASLVVTTIARPDGQPIYSYSAPTPAYSPAKYDFNYAVNDPPSGNDFGHQEARDGDNTQGSYYVLLPFPKVTYTVNGDSSYVTDVTYEGEAQYPSHLPPLLALKE